The Gossypium arboreum isolate Shixiya-1 chromosome 6, ASM2569848v2, whole genome shotgun sequence DNA window GGAAAGGCCCCATGCCATGAAGCTCAGACAGTGAGACTTTCTCATAATTCATTGAGAGCTTCCCTCCATGAAATACTGTATAGCttagctttatttttatttttattagtcaTACAGTGGTTGCTTGGAAGGCCCACAACTTTGAACAGATGAAACTCATCATGAAGGAAAACTATGAATCCTTGGACAGATCTTTATTTGTACATGGCTAGATTTTAATCAAACTTTTGGGTGTCTGTGGCTTCAGTTTCTCAAGGaaatattttggggtttcttCAGTATATGTGATCAAGTCCCCCACTTTTCTTGGTTGTAATAAACAATGGTTGATCTAAATCCCCGGCAATCCTATCCAAGTTTTTTTGAAGCGGTGATTCCTGTTTGACTCTCCGGATCACGGGATTTTAGGAAATGGGTAAGAATTCACTGCACCTTTCCCAAGCGGTCTTCTTTATATTATGCTTCATCTTGTACATTTCCTCCATTTTCAGCTGCATTAAGTTTCATAATTACTGAAAATAACTTGAAAAAGAAACCTTTTTTCTTTACTGCAGTGAAAGATCTACAATGGCTAAGAAAAAGAGCTGGTTCAGTCTAGTGAAGAAGTTTTTTCTCTTTGAGACAATTGCAAGAACAGAGAAGGTAAcgttttttttttgctatttacTGCTGTTtcccaggtttttttttttctttttctttatcctTTATGAATGGATGTTATCTATTTGTCAGAAGGAGAAAAAAAGGAAATGGATGTTTGGAACGTTAAGGACCAAGAGGTTGACAGCACCACCAAAGGACGTGACAAAGGATGAGCATGTAACTGTGGCTATTACCACACCTGCTGCCCCCGAAGCAGGTGTTGCAGCCGCTCAGGTTGCGGCCGAGGTTGTTCCACCCTATGGTACCCTTCATTCTAACCATATATGTGATGGAAAAACAGATGAACGAGCCCTGGATGTTCAAGAACTTGCTGCCACAAAAATCCAAGCTACCTTTCGGGGCTACCTGGTAAGTTCATCACTCTACTGAACTTCCTTCTTTCCCTTGGCtattttttttagtgatttgtCGTTCTAGTTTCTTGTAAGAAAACTGAGCTGAGAATTTGGCTAACTATTATGAACAAAAATTGCATCGATGATGAAGTTGATATTGGAGAAACTTGTAGGCAAGGAAAGCTTTGCGGGCGCTGAAGGGGATAGTGAGGCTTCAAGCAATCATCCGCGGATCGGCTGTGAGACGACAAGCAATGAATACTCTAAAATGCTTACAATCAATTGTGAATATTCAGTCTCAGGTTAGTGCAATGAGATTCCAAATGGCAGAAGGTACTTGGCAATATGATGAGACCAAACAGTTGGTGACATTGGAAGACAAGATTATTAAGGTATATGTCAAACTCCTATATCGCGATTGAGGATTTCCATGTCATGATTTTGACATAAATGTTCAAAAAATTGCAGGTGGACATAAACAGTCAAAGAAGATGGGATGATAGCATTTTGACAAAGGAAGAGGCAGAAGCGATGGTTTTAAGCAGGAAAGAAGCTGCAATCAAAAGAGAACGGATAAAGGAATACTCATATGTTCATAGGGTAAACCCTCTTTGGCTTCAAGAATCTTTTTCTTTCCTAGTGCATTGTTCTGAtgagtttgaaatattttttgCAGAAGTCAGCTGAATCAGAACTAAACAAAGGTAATGGACGATTAAAGTACTGGTTAGACGAATGGGTGGATACTCAAGTCACTAAAAGTAAAGAACTTGAAGATTTGGACTCGGTATGGACCTCGAATCGCAAGCCCATGGAGGAAAACAGAGCTAAACATCTAAGGCTGAAGACTTCTCCGAGACCATATCATTATA harbors:
- the LOC108484597 gene encoding protein IQ-DOMAIN 11 isoform X2, translated to MAKKKSWFSLVKKFFLFETIARTEKEKKRKWMFGTLRTKRLTAPPKDVTKDEHVTVAITTPAAPEAGVAAAQVAAEVVPPYGTLHSNHICDGKTDERALDVQELAATKIQATFRGYLARKALRALKGIVRLQAIIRGSAVRRQAMNTLKCLQSIVNIQSQVSAMRFQMAEGTWQYDETKQLVTLEDKIIKVDINSQRRWDDSILTKEEAEAMVLSRKEAAIKRERIKEYSYVHRKSAESELNKGNGRLKYWLDEWVDTQVTKSKELEDLDSVWTSNRKPMEENRAKHLRLKTSPRPYHYNSEGLESPVVPVPRRSFHKKQCSLGEDNSFPTSPVVPPYMAATQSARAKVRSLSSPKVRPGSFETQSESYSPYKNKLCLISSITSEVPSSYKMSGSRSSAYQQRSPSLKGVPGPVKSKRTLKDLSFNSECSLPNWVQESTFR
- the LOC108484597 gene encoding protein IQ-DOMAIN 11 isoform X1; protein product: MAKKKSWFSLVKKFFLFETIARTEKKEKKRKWMFGTLRTKRLTAPPKDVTKDEHVTVAITTPAAPEAGVAAAQVAAEVVPPYGTLHSNHICDGKTDERALDVQELAATKIQATFRGYLARKALRALKGIVRLQAIIRGSAVRRQAMNTLKCLQSIVNIQSQVSAMRFQMAEGTWQYDETKQLVTLEDKIIKVDINSQRRWDDSILTKEEAEAMVLSRKEAAIKRERIKEYSYVHRKSAESELNKGNGRLKYWLDEWVDTQVTKSKELEDLDSVWTSNRKPMEENRAKHLRLKTSPRPYHYNSEGLESPVVPVPRRSFHKKQCSLGEDNSFPTSPVVPPYMAATQSARAKVRSLSSPKVRPGSFETQSESYSPYKNKLCLISSITSEVPSSYKMSGSRSSAYQQRSPSLKGVPGPVKSKRTLKDLSFNSECSLPNWVQESTFR